One Gordonia pseudamarae genomic window, TCGATCACGGCGTCGAGCATCGGCTGCACGCCGCGGTTCTTGAACGCCGAACCACACAGCACCGGGTACAGCTCGGAGTTGACGGTCAGCTTGCGGATAGCACCCTTGATCTCCTCGACGGAGAGTTCCTCACCCGAGAAGTACTTCTCCATGAGTGCCTCGTCCGACTCGGCGACGGTCTCCAGCAGCTTCTCGCGGTACTCGGCGGCCTTGTCGGCGAGATCCGCGGGGATCTCCTGCACCTCGTACGAGGCACCCATCGTCACGTCGCCCTTGGCGTCGCCCGGCCAGACCAGCGCGCGCATCTCCAGGAGGTCGACGACGCCGACGAAGTCGTCCTCGGCACCGATCGGGAGTTGCAGGACCAGCGGCTTGGCACCGAGGCGGTCGATGATGGTCTGCACGGTGAAGTAGAAGTCCGCACCGAGCTTGTCCATCTTGTTGACGAAGCAGATCCGGGGGACGTCGTACTTGGCGGCCTGCCGCCACACCTGCTCGGACTGCGGCTCGACGCCTTCCTTGCCGTCGAACACGGCGACGGCGCCGTCGAGGACGCGCAACGAACGCTCCACCTCGACGGTGAAGTCGACGTGGCCGGGGGTGTCGATGATGTTGATCTGGTTCTTGTTCCAGAAGCACGTCACCGCGGCGGAGGTGATGGTGATACCACGCTCCTTTTCCTGCTCCATCCAGTCGGTGGTCGAGGCACCGTCGTGGGTTTCACCGATCTTGTAGTTCACACCGGTGTAGAAGAGGATTCGCTCGGTGGTGGTGGTCTTGCCGGCATCGATGTGCGCCATGATGCCGATGTTGCGAACCTTGTTGAGGTCGCTGAGCACTTCCTGTGCCATTACGTTCCCTTCGGGAATTCGTGGACTGTAAGTCTGTAGTGGCTTTCGCCGGTTGTCGCTTCGCCCCGCCCGGCTGATGCCGGGCGGGCCGGCCGGGCGGCCCCGCTCGTGGCGAGGGCCCGGGTCCCGGCCGGAGCGTGTCGGTTCATGATCACCATCTCACCATTTACCACCGACTGCGCGAAGCGAATATCGTCACCAGCGGTAGTGCGCGAAGGCCCGGTTGGCCTCGGCCATCTTGTGCGTGTCCTCGCGACGCTTCACCGAGGCGCCCAGACCGTTGGAGGCGTCCAGCAACTCGTTGGCCAGGCGCTCGACCATGGTCTTCTCCCGGCGCTGACGGCTGAAGGTGACCAGCCAGCGCAGGGCCAGGGTGTTGGCGCGGCCCGGCTTGACCTCGATCGGCACCTGGTAGGTGGCACCACCGACGCGACGGCTCTTGACCTCAAGGGTGGGCTTGACGTTGTCGAGCGCACGCTTGAGGGTGATGACCGGATCGGTGCCGGTCTTATCACGGGCCTGCTCGAGGGCCTGGTACACGATGCGCTCGGCGGTCGACTTCTTGCCGTCGAGGAGGATCTTGTTGATCAGCTGGGTGACCAGCGGCGAACCGTAGACCGGGTCGTTGATCAGCGGACGCTTGGGGGCGGGTCCTTTACGTGGCATGTCGCTTATCCCTTCTTGGCGCCGTATTTGCTGCGGGCCTGCTTGCGGTCTTTGACACCCTGGGTGTCGAGCGAGCCGCGGATAACCTTGTAACGAACACCGGGGAGGTCCTTCACACGACCACCGCGGACGAGCACCATCGAGTGCTCCTGCAGGTTGTGGCCCTCACCGGGGATGTAGGCGGTCACCTCGACGGAGGTGGTCAGTCGCACACGGGCGACCTTCCGGAGCGCCGAGTTCGGCTTCTTCGGGGTGGTGGTGTACACGCGCGTGCACACACCGCGACGCTGCGGGCTCTCTTTCAGAGCCGCGGTCTTGGTCTTCGCCGGCTTGTCGTGGCGGCCCTTGCGGACCAGCTGATTAATGGTTGGCACTGAGGCCCTTCCTTGGTTGGCAATCTTCTGTTGTCGCGGTTTGTGCTCCGGGCAGCATCCGCGAACCGAGGTCCGCGGTTACTCCGCAACTCGCCCCACCAGCCCGTTTGTGCTGGTCAGTACACGTATCGCTACCCCGAGGTCGGGCGTGTTGCCTGGCCTCGTATCAGCGCCTGTCAGCGCTGCACGCCCTCCGCGGAGTCACCTCCGAGCATGCGGGTGGGCACGCAGACTGGCCCAGCATGTGCCGGGCACCGGCGATTCACTCTACCGATCCGATTTGCACAGGTCAAAAAGCGCCTACCCAGCGCAAACAAGAGGTAAACCCACGACGACCACAACCCGACCGTCCCCTCCACCGCCCGATCCTCCCCTCCAGCTGGTCGAGCCGTCCCCTTCAGCCGGTTGTGAGGTGCGACGTGTCATCTGCCACCGCGAAGGGACCACCCTGGGCTGATCTCTTGCCATGAGGATGGGGCCACCTCGATTGCCAGTTATGGGACCACCGGCGTGTCGCGCTGGTGGCCTCTCGTCTGTCCGTTGACGCGGCTGTGACGACGTCATGGAAGCGGGTGCGGCATGGCTACAGGGAGGTTGCTGTGGAGGAGATCAGGGAAGTGTTGCGGTTGGGGTCGGCGATGGGGTTGCCGGCGCCGGGGCTGCCTACGATCGCCGCACATGCGGGCGTCGATCGCAAGGCGGTCCGACGGTACGTGGCGGCGGCGCGGGCGGCGGAGTTGATCTCGTCGGTGGTGGCCGGGGTTCGTCCGGTGCGGCCCGATGGTCATGGTCAGGCGCGAGAATCGTTGGTGCCGTTGATTGATCAGATCACGACCTGAGCCAAAGGGGGTACGAAGGAGCATCCGGTTCCGTTGACGGTCACCAAGATTCATGTTCTGTTGGGCCGTCAGGGGATCGTGGTTCCGTATCGTACGTTGATCCGGTTCGCCTCTGATCGGTGTGGGTATCGCCGCACCACGACGGTGCGGATCGTTGATGGTGATCCCGGAGCGGAATACCAGATCGACTTCGGCCATCTGGGCATGCTTGATGACGGGGAAACAGGGAAGCGCCGCAAGGTGTTCGCGGTGCTGATCCCGGACAACATGAAACCTGTTGTTACCCAGGCTTACACACTGAACCCGAGATTATCTCGGGGTTGGTAGGATTACAGTCGGCATGCCGGGTTCGTCACCGACACTGCGAGGGTGGGTACACCGACCGACAAGCCTCGGGTCGAGCGCACGATCCACTATGCGCAGAACAACTTTTGGGCTGGTGAGGCATTCACCGGCCTCACCCAAACGCAGGCCGCCGCGGTGGCCGCCACACCACCGAGAAACGCCCGTCGCGAAATCTTTGTCGTTATCTGCTCCCTTCCGACGTCGGCACTCGACAATAAGGGAGTCATCGGTGCCGGTGATTCACTCACGGTTCCCGGACGCCGATTCACAGCGGGCATCCAGCCGAACTACAGAAATCGGGCACGAGAGGCTGCTAGCCTCGGAGAACCATGAACAGACGGCAATTCATTCTCGGCACCATCGGCGTGGGCGCGGTTACGGCCATTGGCACGGCGTGCTCCTCCGGATCATCTATTGAGATGGAACACGTGAGAAGTGCGACCGCGATCACCCAGGTGTATGGCGAGGGACAGAAACTCATCGCGGTCGGGATTGAATACGACTCGAACATCGACACCACCAAACTTGCGACCTCTTCGTTTACGGTGACCGGCCGTACAGTGACCAAGGTCTACGCGAACACGTCAGCCGCAATCACCGACACGCCGGTCAACGGCCCGTTCGTCATCGTCGAACTATCGCCGACGGATTCAAACGCACTCCTGTGGGCCGGTCCCGAACCGGCCAACGGCGGAACCTCGGGATCAACGGACCCCTCCGCCGGCACAGCGCCGGCCGGGCAGTCGTCGACACCCGCAAGTCAGGACCCCTCCGTTGCGGGCCCGCCCCTTGGATCGTCCAGTAAGCCGGTGATCAAGTCCGCGACCGCGACGGTGAGCCAGACCGGGGCGGTCACCACGACCGCAGGCACCACATATGCGGGTACCCCGACCGCCGAGGTCACCACAACCAAGACCGTCGATCCGCTCGTCGATCTGTTCGAGCAGAAGACCTTTTCCGACGCCACAACCGGACAGACGTTGCAGTACAACCTCTTTGTGCCCAAGAACTACTCACCGGCACGGAAGTATCCGCTCGTGCTGTTCATGCACGACGCGAGCGTCGTCGGCGCCGACGTGAAAGGGACACTGGTACAAGGGCTCGGCGCGGTCTGCTGGGCATCACCTGAAGATCAGGCCCGTCACGAATGTTTCGTGGTGGCACCGCAATACCAGACTGTCGTCGTCAGCGATGACTACAACCCGGGACCGCTATTCGAAACCACCGTCAATCTGATCAACACCCTTACCTCGCAGTATTCGATTGACACGGCACATATGCACGCGACCGGCCAGTCGATGGGTGCGATGATGACGCTGGGCCTCAACATCCGTCACCCCGACCTGTTCTCCACGTCCTACGTGGTCGCCGGGCAATGGCCCTCCGATCAAGCGGCACCCTTGGCACACAAGCGATTATGGGTGACCGTTTCCCAGGGCGATGCGAAGGCATACCCGATGGGGAACGAGACCATGGCCGTCGTCCAGGACAACGGCGGCCAGGTCACCACAGCCACCTGGGACGCCCGAGCCACCCAGGCACAGTTTGCCACCGCGGTTGACGACGTTACATCGAAGGAAACCAACATCAACTACGTATCGTTCTTACCCGGAACCGTGCCATCCACCGGTGGCGGAGCATCCGAACACATGGGCACATGGCAAATCGCCTACAGTATCCCCGGAATACGGGACTGGGTCATGCAAAGCTGATCACAGTGAATCGCCCCGAGTCTGATGGAGACTCTCAAACCAGCGAAGGATGAGAGTCATGGCAACGCGGTGAAGTCGCGTTCGACGCGGTCCTCGGGCCGCGGTGTCTCGACTCCCTCGCCGTGGGTGGTCTTGCGAGTCTTCTCCTGTGGGGAGCCATGGCGATTCGTACGACAACGTGCTGGCCGCAGCACTGAACTCGCTGTTCAAGACCGAATGCATCCGCAACTCTGTGATGCGACCCACCGGTGGCTGGAAGTCCGTCGGCGACGTCGAGACAGACGTCGCCGAGTACATCGACTGGTTCAACCACAGGAGACCCCACGGTGAACTCAAGCACGTCCCACCGGACCAACAGGTAACCTTTTGGTATGTCGACTTCCGTCAAACGTCCGGCCGCGCGCGGCGGCACGATGGTGCCGCCGCCGCACGCCAAGGCGAAGTGATGGCGGCCCGATTCGCGCGGGCGAACCCGGCACTGGCCCGGGCCGTGACACCGGTCGCGACCAGGGTGGCCCGCGTCTACGGCGGCGCCGTAGGCGTGCTGCTGACCGCCGCCCGTCGCGCGGGTTTCCCACGACTGCCCGGACCGGCGTCGACGATCGGTCTGCTGGCCGGCGCGCACGTGCTCGCGCTGACGTTCTGGCTCGGGCCGATCGGGGTGGTCGCGTCGGCGGCGGCCGGCTCGATCGCCGCCGCGGCCATCGCGTGGCGGGTGCGTTCCCGGCCGCTCGACCGGTACGAGCGGGCGATCGCGGTGCAGGTGTTCGGTGACGCCGACTGGCTCGACGACGTCCGCCTGACCTCGATCTCGGTTCAGAACGGACGGGCGTTCGCCTTCCCCGGCGCCGATGGCCACACCTATCTCAACCTGGGCCGCAAGGGATTCGCCGCCCCACTCGACGGCAACCGCCTCTATCCGGCGATCGGCCAGATCCTCGTCCACGAACTGGTCCACGCCTGGCAGATCGCGCACGCCCCGTCACTGGCCGCGTTTCTCTCCCATGCCGCCGACGTCCAGATCCGCAACGAACTCGGCGACCAGGTCTATCGCATCGGCGAGGACCCCGTCGTCTGGGCCGACTGCAATCTGGAGCAGCAGGCCACCGCCGTGGACCGCTGGTACGCCGGTCGCCGCTCGGCCACGAATCGCCAGATGGACCCCGACGGCACCGACGCCGCCACCATCACCGCCGCCCTCCACCGAAACCTCTGAACCCGCTCGCCTGCTCGGGCGCGGCTCGGGGCCGAGCACCGCCCGTCACTCCCCCAGCGCCGACCGCACCAGGTCGATGTAGGTCGCGACAACCTGGGCACGGCGTGTGGAGTCGTCGGAGAGAGTGTCGGCCAGGCCGAGTCCGCGCGCGAGGTCGAGGGTGAGCTGGGCGATGCGATGGATGTGTGCCTGGTCGTCGGAGTGCCCGAGCGCCTCGACGGTCATGCGGTGGGCGGCGCGGGCGAACTTCGCCTCGAGCGGCAGGATCAGCTCGCGCAGGGCCGGGTCGGAGGCCGCGGCCGCCCACACCTGTAGCGCGGCCTTGAACTCCTTGCCGGTGTAGATGCCGACGGCGCGGTGGACAACAGCCGCGACGCGGTCGCCCTCCCCAGTGGCAGTGGCAGTGGCAGTGGCCGACGATGCCACCTCGGTCAGATCGGCGAAGATCTGTTCCAGCGTGGCGGTGACGAGTGCCTCGCGGGTGGGGAAATGATGCTGGGCGGCTCCCCTGGATACCCCGGCGCGGGCGGCGACGGTGGCGACGGTGGCCGCCGACCAGCCCTGCTCGGCCAGTACGTCGACGGCCGCGCGCAGCAACCCTTCCCGGGTGATACGCGAACGCTCTTGCTGCGGAACGCGTTCGGTCACGTCAGATCCCAGGCCGGTTTCCGCTTCGACAAAAACGCGGTCATCCCTTCGTGTGCCTCATCGGTGCCGAACAGTGCCGCGGACTCCTCGGCGCGCCGGGCCGACGAGTCGGCGAATGTCGCCAGGACGTGTTCGGTGGTCAGTGCCTTCGACGCCGCCAGCCCCTGCGGCGACGCCTTGCGAACACCGGTCAGTACATCGGTCATATGTGCGTCGATCCCTTCCGCGTCGTCGGCGGCCGCGGTGAGCAGACCGATCTCGACGGCCTGCCCCGGGCCGAATTTCTCTCCCGTCAGAAAGTAGCGTGAGGCCGCCCGCGAGGAAAGCCGGGGTAGCACTGTCAGTGAGATGACCGCCGGCGCCAGCCCGAGCCGCGACTCGGTGAGCGCAAATGTGCACGCCGGACCGCCGATCGCGATGTCGGCGGCGGCGACGAGACCGAACCCACCGGCCCGTACGTGACCGTCGATCCGGGCTATCACCGGCTTCGGCAGTTCCAGGATCGAACGCATCAGCGCAATCATCGCACCGGTCCCCTGCGCGGACGCCTGTTCGGGTGTCGCACCCGACGCCAGGGCCTCGCTCAGGTCGGCTCCGGCGCAGAATGTTCCACCGGTGTGTGTCAACACCACCGCCCGCACATCCGGGTTTCGCGCGGCCTCCGCGAGCCCCGAACCCAGCTGTGTGACAAGCGTTGTGCTCAACGCGTTCCGGTTGGTCGGCGAATCCAGCGTCAACGTCAGCACTCCCGCGTCGACGTCCTGCCGCACCTTGGTCTCGGTCACCACGATCTCCTTCTCCAGCACCGTCATCTCAATGGGTTTCGAGCTCCGAAACCCCACGACGACGTGCTCAGTACGATTTCGGCAGTCCCAGGGCCGTCTGGGCGACGAAGTTGAGAATCATCTCCCGGCTCACCGGCGCGATCCGGGTGATCCTCGCCAGGGCGAGTGCCGAGGCGAGCCCGTACTCGGCGGTGAGCCCGTTGCCACCGAGTGAATGTACCGCCTGGTCAACGGTCTTCACACATGCCTCACCGGCCGCGTACTTGGCCATGTTGGCGGCTTCGGCGGCTCCCCGGTCGTCGCCCGAGTCGTACAGGACCGCCGCCTTCTGCATCATCAGCTTGGCCATCTCGATCTCGATCTTGCACTGCGCGAGCGGATGCGCGATGGCCTGGTGGGTGGCGATGGGCGCCTTCCACACGGTGCGGTCCTTGACATAGTCCACGGCCTTGTCGAGTGCGTAGCGGGCC contains:
- a CDS encoding enoyl-CoA hydratase family protein; amino-acid sequence: MTVLEKEIVVTETKVRQDVDAGVLTLTLDSPTNRNALSTTLVTQLGSGLAEAARNPDVRAVVLTHTGGTFCAGADLSEALASGATPEQASAQGTGAMIALMRSILELPKPVIARIDGHVRAGGFGLVAAADIAIGGPACTFALTESRLGLAPAVISLTVLPRLSSRAASRYFLTGEKFGPGQAVEIGLLTAAADDAEGIDAHMTDVLTGVRKASPQGLAASKALTTEHVLATFADSSARRAEESAALFGTDEAHEGMTAFLSKRKPAWDLT
- a CDS encoding twin-arginine translocation signal domain-containing protein produces the protein MPAVNRRPGTVSESPAPMTPLLSSADVGREQITTKISRRAFLGGVAATAAACVWVRPVNASPAQKLFCA
- a CDS encoding TetR/AcrR family transcriptional regulator → MTERVPQQERSRITREGLLRAAVDVLAEQGWSAATVATVAARAGVSRGAAQHHFPTREALVTATLEQIFADLTEVASSATATATATGEGDRVAAVVHRAVGIYTGKEFKAALQVWAAAASDPALRELILPLEAKFARAAHRMTVEALGHSDDQAHIHRIAQLTLDLARGLGLADTLSDDSTRRAQVVATYIDLVRSALGE
- the rpsL gene encoding 30S ribosomal protein S12 gives rise to the protein MPTINQLVRKGRHDKPAKTKTAALKESPQRRGVCTRVYTTTPKKPNSALRKVARVRLTTSVEVTAYIPGEGHNLQEHSMVLVRGGRVKDLPGVRYKVIRGSLDTQGVKDRKQARSKYGAKKG
- a CDS encoding integrase core domain-containing protein, which codes for MGSHGDSYDNVLAAALNSLFKTECIRNSVMRPTGGWKSVGDVETDVAEYIDWFNHRRPHGELKHVPPDQQVTFWYVDFRQTSGRARRHDGAAAARQGEVMAARFARANPALARAVTPVATRVARVYGGAVGVLLTAARRAGFPRLPGPASTIGLLAGAHVLALTFWLGPIGVVASAAAGSIAAAAIAWRVRSRPLDRYERAIAVQVFGDADWLDDVRLTSISVQNGRAFAFPGADGHTYLNLGRKGFAAPLDGNRLYPAIGQILVHELVHAWQIAHAPSLAAFLSHAADVQIRNELGDQVYRIGEDPVVWADCNLEQQATAVDRWYAGRRSATNRQMDPDGTDAATITAALHRNL
- the rpsG gene encoding 30S ribosomal protein S7, producing the protein MPRKGPAPKRPLINDPVYGSPLVTQLINKILLDGKKSTAERIVYQALEQARDKTGTDPVITLKRALDNVKPTLEVKSRRVGGATYQVPIEVKPGRANTLALRWLVTFSRQRREKTMVERLANELLDASNGLGASVKRREDTHKMAEANRAFAHYRW